In Brienomyrus brachyistius isolate T26 chromosome 3, BBRACH_0.4, whole genome shotgun sequence, the following proteins share a genomic window:
- the cnrip1b gene encoding CB1 cannabinoid receptor-interacting protein 1b isoform X1 — MGDIPQLIRIAVALKIQPNDGPVFFKVDGSRFGQNRTIKLLTGSKYKIEVVVKPGAVEATTMSIGGISFPLEQQSKDPQSVVYNGTYDTEGVMHTKSGERQPVQVSVQFPEAGTFETVWQVKYYNYHKRDHCQWGNSFSNIEYECKPNETRSLMWINKEMFV; from the exons ATGGGCGACATTCCGCAGCTGATCAGAATCGCCGTTGCCCTTAAAATACAGCCCAACGACGGGCCGGTGTTTTTCAAAGTGGACGGGTCGAGATTCGGACAGAACAGGACGATTAAGCTGCTGACTGGATCAAAGTACAAAATCGAGGTGGTGGTGAAGCCCGGGGCCGTGGAGGCGAC CACAATGAGCATAGGCGGGATAAGCTTCCCTCTGGAGCAGCAGTCCAAAGACCCCCAGTCGGTGGTTTATAACGGGACCTATGACACCGAAGGAGTGATGCACACCAAGAGCGGGGAGAGACAGCCTGTCCAGGTCAGCGTACAG TTCCCGGAGGCGGGCACATTTGAGACCGTGTGGCAGGTCAAGTACTACAATTACCACAAGCGGGACCACTGCCAATGGGGAAACAGCTTCTCTAACATAGAGTACGAGTGCAAGCCCAACGAAACCCGCAGTTTGATGTGGATCAACAAGGAGATGTTTGTATGA
- the cnrip1b gene encoding CB1 cannabinoid receptor-interacting protein 1b isoform X2, whose translation MGDIPQLIRIAVALKIQPNDGPVFFKVDGSRFGQNRTIKLLTGSKYKIEVVVKPGAVEATTMSIGGISFPLEQQSKDPQSVVYNGTYDTEGVMHTKSGERQPVQFPEAGTFETVWQVKYYNYHKRDHCQWGNSFSNIEYECKPNETRSLMWINKEMFV comes from the exons ATGGGCGACATTCCGCAGCTGATCAGAATCGCCGTTGCCCTTAAAATACAGCCCAACGACGGGCCGGTGTTTTTCAAAGTGGACGGGTCGAGATTCGGACAGAACAGGACGATTAAGCTGCTGACTGGATCAAAGTACAAAATCGAGGTGGTGGTGAAGCCCGGGGCCGTGGAGGCGAC CACAATGAGCATAGGCGGGATAAGCTTCCCTCTGGAGCAGCAGTCCAAAGACCCCCAGTCGGTGGTTTATAACGGGACCTATGACACCGAAGGAGTGATGCACACCAAGAGCGGGGAGAGACAGCCTGTCCAG TTCCCGGAGGCGGGCACATTTGAGACCGTGTGGCAGGTCAAGTACTACAATTACCACAAGCGGGACCACTGCCAATGGGGAAACAGCTTCTCTAACATAGAGTACGAGTGCAAGCCCAACGAAACCCGCAGTTTGATGTGGATCAACAAGGAGATGTTTGTATGA
- the LOC125738572 gene encoding calcineurin subunit B type 1 isoform X3 has protein sequence MGNEASYPLEMCSHFDADEIKRLGKRFKKLDLDNSGSLSVEEFMSLPELQQNPLVQRVIDIFDTDGNGEVDFKEFIEGVSQFSVKGDKEQKLRFAFRIYDMDKDGYISNGELFQVLKMMVGNNLKDTQLQQIVDKTIINADKDGDGRISFEEFCAVVGGLDIHKKMVVDV, from the exons ATG GGAAATGAAGCCAGTTATCCTCTGGAAATGTGCTCGCACT TTGATGCTGACGAGATTAAGAGACTAGGGAAGAGGTTTAAGAAACTCGACCTCGATAACTCGGGCTCCCTGAGCGTAGAGGAGTTCATGTCGTTGCCGGAGTTACAGCAGAATCCTCTGGTACAGAGAGTCATCGACATATTCGACACTGACGGTAATGGGGAAGTCGACTTCAAAG AGTTTATAGAGGGAGTCTCGCAATTTAGTGTCAAAGGTGACAAGGAACAGAAGCTGCGAT TCGCCTTTCGCATCTACGACATGGACAAGGACGGCTACATCTCCAACGGCGAGCTCTTCCAGGTCCTGAAGATGATGGTGGGCAACAACCTGAAGGACACCCAGCTGCAGCAGATAGTCGACAAAACCATCATCAACGCAGACAAGGACGGCGACGGGAGAATATCCTTCGAGGAGTTCTGCGCG GTGGTGGGAGGACTAGACATACACAAAAAGATGGTGGTGGATGTGTGA
- the LOC125738572 gene encoding calcineurin subunit B type 1 isoform X1, with the protein MMSAGLRRVGTGRGGGRDRRWGAGCQMRNHTGNEASYPLEMCSHFDADEIKRLGKRFKKLDLDNSGSLSVEEFMSLPELQQNPLVQRVIDIFDTDGNGEVDFKEFIEGVSQFSVKGDKEQKLRFAFRIYDMDKDGYISNGELFQVLKMMVGNNLKDTQLQQIVDKTIINADKDGDGRISFEEFCAVVGGLDIHKKMVVDV; encoded by the exons ATGATGTCTGCTGGGCTGCGGCGAGTTGGAACAGGCCGTGGcgggggccgggacaggcgttGGGGCGCAGGGTGCCAAATGCGTAATCACACG GGAAATGAAGCCAGTTATCCTCTGGAAATGTGCTCGCACT TTGATGCTGACGAGATTAAGAGACTAGGGAAGAGGTTTAAGAAACTCGACCTCGATAACTCGGGCTCCCTGAGCGTAGAGGAGTTCATGTCGTTGCCGGAGTTACAGCAGAATCCTCTGGTACAGAGAGTCATCGACATATTCGACACTGACGGTAATGGGGAAGTCGACTTCAAAG AGTTTATAGAGGGAGTCTCGCAATTTAGTGTCAAAGGTGACAAGGAACAGAAGCTGCGAT TCGCCTTTCGCATCTACGACATGGACAAGGACGGCTACATCTCCAACGGCGAGCTCTTCCAGGTCCTGAAGATGATGGTGGGCAACAACCTGAAGGACACCCAGCTGCAGCAGATAGTCGACAAAACCATCATCAACGCAGACAAGGACGGCGACGGGAGAATATCCTTCGAGGAGTTCTGCGCG GTGGTGGGAGGACTAGACATACACAAAAAGATGGTGGTGGATGTGTGA
- the LOC125738572 gene encoding calcineurin subunit B type 1 isoform X2 has translation MASARRTLDKLPSEATRGFPPLTTAVVTRLDADEIKRLGKRFKKLDLDNSGSLSVEEFMSLPELQQNPLVQRVIDIFDTDGNGEVDFKEFIEGVSQFSVKGDKEQKLRFAFRIYDMDKDGYISNGELFQVLKMMVGNNLKDTQLQQIVDKTIINADKDGDGRISFEEFCAVVGGLDIHKKMVVDV, from the exons ATGGCCAGTGCGCGGAGGACGCTGGATAAGCTACCGTCTGAGGCAACCCGTGGCTTCCCGCCGTTAACAACGGCAGTGGTCACCAGAC TTGATGCTGACGAGATTAAGAGACTAGGGAAGAGGTTTAAGAAACTCGACCTCGATAACTCGGGCTCCCTGAGCGTAGAGGAGTTCATGTCGTTGCCGGAGTTACAGCAGAATCCTCTGGTACAGAGAGTCATCGACATATTCGACACTGACGGTAATGGGGAAGTCGACTTCAAAG AGTTTATAGAGGGAGTCTCGCAATTTAGTGTCAAAGGTGACAAGGAACAGAAGCTGCGAT TCGCCTTTCGCATCTACGACATGGACAAGGACGGCTACATCTCCAACGGCGAGCTCTTCCAGGTCCTGAAGATGATGGTGGGCAACAACCTGAAGGACACCCAGCTGCAGCAGATAGTCGACAAAACCATCATCAACGCAGACAAGGACGGCGACGGGAGAATATCCTTCGAGGAGTTCTGCGCG GTGGTGGGAGGACTAGACATACACAAAAAGATGGTGGTGGATGTGTGA